In one window of Methanocorpusculum sp. DNA:
- the mobB gene encoding molybdopterin-guanine dinucleotide biosynthesis protein B: MRVINIIGHSNSGKTTLVTKLVPLLVDVGTVCTIKHMGHHIWELPPGKDTTVHFEAGASCGAGIDAEKTVLTLRGTDVYLVLDFYAWMGYDYAVVEGFKEEGFSCAVLGDLSAENCILTDPTLEELFAARDLFDEYVPKR; the protein is encoded by the coding sequence ATGCGGGTCATCAATATCATAGGTCATTCGAATTCTGGAAAAACCACCCTCGTTACGAAACTCGTTCCGCTTCTCGTGGACGTGGGCACGGTCTGTACTATAAAACATATGGGCCATCACATCTGGGAACTGCCGCCGGGAAAAGATACGACGGTGCATTTTGAGGCGGGAGCAAGCTGCGGTGCGGGCATCGATGCGGAAAAAACCGTGCTGACCCTGCGGGGTACTGATGTCTATCTTGTTCTTGATTTTTATGCATGGATGGGGTATGATTATGCCGTTGTTGAGGGTTTCAAGGAGGAAGGATTCTCCTGTGCAGTTCTTGGCGATCTGTCTGCTGAAAATTGTATCCTGACCGATCCTACCCTTGAAGAACTGTTTGCTGCACGCGATTTGTTTGATGAATATGTGCCAAAACGTTAA
- the twy1 gene encoding 4-demethylwyosine synthase TYW1 — translation MPRKRSPSTTPKTSLHRQGYNFIAEGASAAVKPCMWCKRALRGGESCYKHQFYGIDTWKCVQMTPTLRCNQRCLFCWRSMEHEILSERELSPEEIVSALPKMQKKGLSGDKPYTDPARWEEATEHPTQYALSLSGEPTLYSKLPELIDLLREDKKNSVFVVSNGTMPSVIERIRPTQLYLSLDAMDLPSYEKICRPMGDPAVMWENIQKSLSLLRKKEEEGIRTAVRITLVKGYNDTDEEGFAKIIEDAEPLFVEIKGYMYLGYSRMRLTEMHVPDMETIRRFAAEVAQLCNYDIMDENAPSRVVCLKRKS, via the coding sequence ATGCCGAGAAAACGCTCCCCGTCAACAACCCCGAAAACATCTCTTCATAGGCAGGGATATAACTTCATAGCCGAAGGCGCGTCAGCCGCCGTAAAACCGTGCATGTGGTGCAAACGTGCTCTTCGGGGCGGAGAATCCTGCTATAAACACCAGTTCTACGGGATCGACACCTGGAAATGCGTCCAGATGACTCCGACGCTCCGCTGCAATCAGCGCTGTCTTTTCTGCTGGCGGTCCATGGAACACGAGATCCTGTCCGAGAGAGAACTTTCCCCGGAAGAGATCGTTTCGGCCCTTCCTAAGATGCAGAAGAAGGGACTCTCCGGCGACAAACCGTACACCGATCCGGCAAGGTGGGAGGAAGCCACAGAACACCCGACCCAGTATGCGCTCTCCCTCTCGGGCGAGCCTACCCTTTACTCAAAATTACCTGAGTTGATCGATCTTCTTCGGGAAGACAAAAAGAACAGCGTGTTTGTTGTTTCGAACGGAACTATGCCTTCAGTGATCGAACGGATCCGACCGACACAACTGTATCTTTCGCTGGATGCAATGGATCTGCCATCTTATGAAAAGATTTGTCGTCCGATGGGTGATCCAGCAGTCATGTGGGAGAATATCCAAAAGTCCCTCTCCCTTCTCCGAAAAAAAGAGGAGGAAGGTATCAGAACGGCGGTCCGCATCACCCTCGTTAAGGGGTACAATGACACAGATGAGGAAGGTTTTGCCAAGATCATTGAAGATGCAGAGCCCCTCTTCGTTGAAATAAAGGGATACATGTATTTGGGATACAGTCGAATGAGATTAACAGAAATGCATGTCCCCGACATGGAAACCATTCGCCGTTTCGCCGCAGAAGTTGCCCAACTCTGCAATTATGACATCATGGATGAAAATGCGCCGAGCCGCGTTGTTTGTCTGAAGAGAAAATCATGA
- the sepS gene encoding O-phosphoserine--tRNA ligase: MKFNIEEFKERRKTDFEGAWHAGPSVITPPESSKIYPRYAYRRAKVHPIFDTIARLRAAYMSMGFDEAMVPVFIDEQDVYRQFGPEAAAVLDRVYYVGGLPRPNVGISKERLDAIAQIIEKPLAEGTEEKLMKCLHAYKKGKFDGDDLTHEMSVALGVDDGVVVHILDTVFPEFKELAPESSRTTLRSHMTSGWFLSLAQMWDKKPMPIRMFSVDRCFRREQEEDATHLRTYHSASCIVAGEHVTIEEGKAVAEGLLSAFGFTEFRFQPDEKRSKYYMPETQTEVYGKHPVHGWVEVATFGIYSPAALAEYGVGVPVMNLGMGVERLAMVLTEAEDVRKLSFAQLYPPVYSDTELTKGIGLKEEPQTAEARRAVRAVMETAAAHAAEKSPCSFSAWKGELFGHQVEISVEEPEENTSLLGPAALNEVYVRKGAVLGVPDTEKFADVKAEGSPVGISFLYSVANLALARIEEAARVGEGTSVQVKMSKHPSDVNLKIEEYVMRYITDNKKKLDLRGPIFMTITSKIL, from the coding sequence ATGAAATTCAATATTGAGGAATTCAAGGAACGCAGAAAAACCGATTTCGAGGGAGCCTGGCATGCCGGACCTTCAGTCATAACCCCGCCGGAATCATCAAAGATCTATCCGCGTTATGCGTATCGCCGAGCAAAAGTCCACCCGATCTTCGACACGATCGCCCGTCTTCGGGCCGCCTATATGTCGATGGGCTTTGACGAAGCAATGGTCCCCGTGTTCATCGATGAACAGGACGTCTATCGTCAGTTCGGTCCGGAAGCGGCCGCGGTTTTGGATCGCGTCTACTATGTCGGCGGTCTCCCCCGTCCGAATGTAGGGATCTCCAAAGAACGTCTGGACGCGATCGCCCAGATCATCGAAAAACCTCTTGCCGAAGGCACGGAAGAGAAGCTGATGAAGTGTCTGCACGCCTACAAAAAAGGTAAGTTCGACGGCGATGATCTCACGCACGAAATGTCGGTCGCGTTAGGCGTGGACGACGGTGTGGTCGTTCACATTCTCGACACGGTCTTCCCCGAGTTTAAGGAACTCGCTCCCGAATCATCCAGAACAACGCTTCGTTCCCATATGACCAGCGGCTGGTTCCTCTCGCTTGCCCAAATGTGGGACAAAAAGCCGATGCCGATCAGAATGTTCTCGGTCGACAGATGTTTCCGCCGTGAGCAGGAGGAGGATGCGACCCATCTTCGGACATATCACTCGGCATCCTGTATCGTCGCTGGCGAGCATGTCACGATCGAGGAGGGAAAAGCCGTCGCCGAAGGTCTTCTTTCGGCATTCGGTTTTACCGAGTTCAGATTCCAACCGGATGAGAAGCGCTCGAAGTACTACATGCCTGAAACCCAGACTGAAGTGTACGGGAAACATCCGGTCCACGGCTGGGTCGAAGTCGCAACGTTCGGCATCTACTCACCCGCAGCTCTCGCTGAATACGGGGTCGGTGTCCCGGTCATGAATCTCGGGATGGGTGTCGAGCGTCTCGCGATGGTTTTGACAGAGGCAGAAGATGTGCGAAAACTCTCCTTCGCCCAGCTGTATCCTCCGGTGTATTCGGACACGGAACTGACGAAAGGCATCGGATTAAAAGAGGAGCCGCAGACGGCGGAGGCACGCCGGGCAGTACGGGCAGTTATGGAAACGGCCGCAGCCCATGCGGCTGAAAAATCGCCCTGTTCATTCTCTGCATGGAAAGGAGAACTCTTCGGTCATCAGGTGGAGATCTCTGTCGAAGAGCCGGAAGAGAACACGAGTCTTCTCGGCCCTGCTGCTTTGAATGAGGTCTATGTCAGAAAAGGAGCAGTGCTCGGGGTTCCTGACACCGAAAAGTTTGCCGACGTCAAAGCCGAAGGATCGCCGGTCGGCATCTCCTTCCTTTATTCGGTGGCAAATCTGGCGCTCGCCCGCATTGAAGAGGCGGCAAGAGTCGGCGAAGGGACAAGCGTTCAGGTGAAGATGTCGAAACACCCAAGCGATGTGAATCTGAAAATCGAGGAATATGTCATGCGGTATATCACCGACAATAAAAAGAAACTCGATCTTCGCGGTCCGATCTTTATGACGATCACGTCAAAGATCCTGTAA
- a CDS encoding fumarate hydratase: MDPLYNRLASAVEQAIRQAETILPPDVEEALHIAYNKETNPTARGEMENIFANLQIAREKNVPICQDTGILVIYLTIPETVPFTTKLYDAVSEGIRLATKSVPLRPNAVHPLTRKNSGDNTGIGIPTIHIIPGDTLRVTVLPKGAGSENMSQIKMMLPSEVGKIPEFVKSVVRDAGSRPCPPVIVGVGIGGTFDSAASFAKEALLAPINSMTSFEQELCDSINQLDIGVMGLGGDTTCLAVKVKEGACHTASLPIAVNIQCWCSRRGVVEVDV; the protein is encoded by the coding sequence ATGGACCCCCTCTACAACCGTCTTGCATCCGCCGTGGAACAGGCCATCCGCCAGGCCGAGACGATCCTTCCGCCCGATGTGGAGGAAGCACTGCATATTGCATACAATAAAGAAACAAACCCGACCGCACGCGGGGAGATGGAGAATATCTTTGCGAATCTCCAGATCGCCCGGGAGAAAAACGTCCCCATCTGTCAGGACACCGGGATCCTCGTCATCTACCTGACCATTCCTGAAACGGTGCCTTTTACCACGAAACTCTATGATGCCGTAAGCGAAGGGATCCGCCTTGCAACAAAATCCGTCCCTCTCCGGCCAAACGCGGTCCATCCCCTCACCCGGAAAAATTCAGGCGACAATACCGGGATCGGGATCCCGACAATACATATAATCCCGGGAGATACACTCCGGGTGACCGTACTTCCCAAGGGAGCAGGTTCGGAAAACATGTCCCAGATAAAAATGATGCTTCCCTCCGAAGTTGGAAAGATCCCGGAGTTTGTGAAATCGGTCGTCAGAGATGCAGGCTCCCGCCCGTGTCCGCCGGTGATCGTGGGGGTCGGGATCGGCGGGACCTTTGATTCGGCTGCATCCTTTGCAAAAGAGGCACTCCTCGCACCAATAAATAGCATGACCTCCTTCGAGCAGGAACTCTGCGATTCGATCAACCAGCTCGACATCGGTGTGATGGGACTTGGCGGCGACACGACCTGTCTTGCAGTCAAAGTAAAAGAAGGGGCATGCCACACGGCATCTCTCCCCATCGCCGTGAATATCCAGTGCTGGTGTTCACGCCGCGGTGTTGTCGAGGTGGATGTATGA
- a CDS encoding FumA C-terminus/TtdB family hydratase beta subunit, translating to MIRLTTPLGEEVLDLHAGDRVLLSGIIYTARDEAHMMIRDEGFPFDPKGAVIYHCGPVIDEAQKKVVAAGPTTSARMNDLTKHMLDAGVRGLIGKGGMSAKVREELRGRAVYFAFTGGCAALAASCMELAGCHYPELGMAEGIWEIKLTDLPVVVGIDAHGNDLFVR from the coding sequence ATGATCCGGCTCACGACCCCCCTCGGGGAAGAGGTGCTCGATCTTCACGCAGGTGACCGTGTTCTCCTTTCCGGGATCATCTACACAGCACGCGACGAAGCCCACATGATGATCAGGGATGAAGGATTTCCCTTCGACCCGAAAGGGGCAGTGATCTATCACTGCGGACCGGTCATCGACGAGGCACAGAAAAAGGTCGTCGCCGCGGGTCCTACAACATCCGCACGGATGAACGATCTCACGAAGCACATGCTCGACGCTGGTGTCCGTGGTCTGATCGGAAAAGGCGGAATGTCCGCTAAAGTCCGCGAGGAACTCCGCGGAAGGGCAGTTTATTTTGCCTTCACCGGCGGATGCGCCGCCCTAGCAGCTTCATGCATGGAGCTTGCCGGCTGTCATTATCCGGAACTCGGCATGGCGGAAGGGATCTGGGAGATCAAACTGACCGATCTGCCGGTAGTTGTCGGGATCGATGCACACGGCAATGATCTGTTTGTGAGATAA
- a CDS encoding TIGR00297 family protein, whose translation MDIRIRRLIIALVVTALMLGSPYIPYFGLVMLAFAAVFYFVDKSRYFAIGVGVLAILYQTSLIPVSALIGPLMMIVWGEYLLKIFKNVSHQVFLYMIGSAAALLATMLYTNEFQPLVGIIAVIVLLMLRSILKDREDGSMIGLLGVAMTITLFEDLQFFVDYQTLAFAVVLCAAFGYFAYRAKTIDMSGVFTAVLFGVILITFAGVNWFFVVMLFFILGSFFTKFRYAEKEFLGVAEGKKGRRGYMNAFANAGVGVCGAVLYGITGDVIFIALFLGSIATATADTLASEIGVTGGTPRMITTLRPVPPGTNGGVTLTGELACLFGAVIICVLAFLLGVAPWYVCLIGVAAGFIGTNLDSLYGAVIENKGFIGNSGTNLLATLSGGILAMLVCLALVSTGLV comes from the coding sequence ATGGACATACGGATCCGTCGTCTCATTATTGCTCTTGTCGTGACAGCATTGATGCTCGGATCCCCCTATATTCCTTATTTTGGTCTGGTGATGCTTGCCTTTGCCGCCGTCTTCTACTTTGTGGATAAAAGCCGGTATTTTGCGATCGGCGTCGGCGTACTCGCTATATTATACCAGACCAGTCTCATTCCCGTATCGGCACTGATCGGCCCTCTGATGATGATCGTCTGGGGAGAATATCTGCTCAAGATCTTCAAAAACGTCAGTCATCAGGTATTTCTCTATATGATAGGTTCGGCCGCGGCTCTTTTAGCGACGATGCTTTACACAAACGAATTTCAGCCGCTGGTGGGCATCATCGCCGTGATCGTTCTTTTAATGCTTCGGAGCATCTTAAAAGACCGCGAGGACGGTTCGATGATCGGACTGCTCGGGGTCGCGATGACCATTACGCTCTTTGAGGATCTGCAGTTCTTCGTCGATTACCAGACACTCGCCTTCGCGGTCGTGCTGTGTGCGGCATTCGGCTACTTTGCCTACCGGGCAAAGACGATCGATATGAGCGGGGTCTTCACGGCGGTTCTGTTCGGCGTGATCCTCATTACCTTCGCCGGTGTGAACTGGTTCTTCGTGGTGATGCTGTTTTTCATTCTCGGATCGTTCTTCACCAAGTTCCGGTATGCGGAAAAAGAGTTCCTGGGCGTTGCTGAGGGGAAAAAAGGCCGTCGCGGATATATGAACGCATTTGCGAACGCGGGCGTCGGGGTCTGCGGCGCCGTGCTTTACGGGATCACCGGAGACGTTATCTTCATTGCCCTGTTCCTTGGTTCGATTGCTACGGCGACCGCCGACACGCTTGCAAGCGAGATCGGTGTGACCGGGGGCACTCCGCGAATGATAACGACACTCCGTCCTGTCCCTCCCGGAACAAACGGCGGGGTCACCCTGACAGGCGAACTCGCCTGCCTGTTTGGGGCAGTAATTATCTGTGTCCTCGCATTCCTTCTCGGCGTGGCTCCCTGGTATGTTTGTCTGATCGGTGTCGCTGCAGGGTTTATCGGCACGAATCTTGACAGTCTCTACGGTGCTGTAATCGAAAATAAGGGTTTTATCGGGAACTCCGGAACCAACCTTCTTGCTACGCTTTCAGGCGGGATTTTGGCCATGCTTGTCTGCCTGGCTTTGGTCTCGACAGGTCTCGTATAA
- a CDS encoding DUF362 domain-containing protein, producing MEEVFIARAGAQSQNRNTGNKIRALCMAAGLENMVNPGDLTAVKVHFGERGNDAFVSPLHVASVVKEIEVIGASPFLTDTNTLYLGDRRNSVDHAKTAAMHGFCYPVFGCPVIIADGLRGQNYTPVDVYGKHFETVKIASDIVSADSMVVVSHFKGHEAAGFGGALKNLGMGCASNEGKREQHTTRPMILEDKCITCGACMNACPEFCISIAGKSVSIDLEHCIGCLMCMNTCPEHAIDLDWQDDGVVFVERMIEYASGAVGNKTGKTFYVNFLTNITPHCDCTPWNDIPFVPDIGILASTDPVALDKACFDLVNAEEGVFGSLLPDHHQPGEEKFTRVWPGTNPELQISYAEEMGLGRGEYRLIEI from the coding sequence ATGGAAGAAGTCTTTATCGCCCGGGCCGGAGCACAGTCGCAAAACCGGAACACCGGGAACAAGATTCGGGCACTCTGTATGGCAGCAGGCCTTGAAAACATGGTGAACCCGGGTGATCTGACTGCGGTCAAAGTCCACTTCGGCGAACGGGGAAATGACGCGTTTGTAAGTCCGCTCCATGTCGCTTCGGTCGTAAAAGAGATCGAAGTGATCGGAGCAAGCCCCTTTCTTACCGATACCAATACCCTGTACCTCGGAGACAGGAGAAACTCTGTTGACCATGCAAAGACCGCGGCGATGCATGGATTCTGCTATCCGGTCTTTGGCTGCCCGGTGATCATCGCCGACGGACTTCGCGGTCAGAATTACACTCCAGTAGATGTGTACGGAAAACATTTTGAAACCGTCAAGATCGCCTCCGATATCGTCTCTGCAGACAGTATGGTTGTCGTGTCCCACTTCAAAGGGCATGAAGCCGCAGGGTTCGGGGGAGCCCTGAAAAATCTCGGCATGGGCTGTGCATCCAATGAAGGAAAACGGGAGCAGCACACAACACGTCCGATGATCCTGGAAGACAAGTGCATAACCTGCGGAGCCTGTATGAATGCCTGTCCGGAATTCTGCATCAGCATTGCGGGCAAATCGGTCTCGATAGATCTTGAGCACTGTATCGGCTGTCTGATGTGCATGAACACCTGTCCGGAACATGCGATCGATCTCGACTGGCAGGATGACGGGGTCGTGTTTGTTGAACGGATGATCGAGTATGCGTCCGGGGCGGTCGGCAATAAAACCGGGAAGACGTTTTACGTCAACTTCCTCACGAACATCACCCCACATTGCGACTGTACGCCGTGGAACGACATCCCGTTCGTTCCGGACATCGGCATCCTTGCTTCGACCGATCCGGTCGCTTTGGACAAAGCCTGTTTCGATCTCGTGAATGCCGAAGAGGGTGTTTTCGGCAGCCTTCTGCCGGATCATCATCAGCCGGGCGAGGAGAAGTTCACCCGGGTCTGGCCGGGAACCAACCCGGAACTGCAGATCTCGTATGCCGAAGAGATGGGTCTTGGACGTGGCGAATACCGTCTCATTGAGATCTGA
- the dapA gene encoding 4-hydroxy-tetrahydrodipicolinate synthase, translating into MFEGVIPALITPFNDDNPQSLDIEGLRNCIEHVIRGGVHGLLACGSTGESATMTHAEHIRVIEETVSAASNRIPAIAGTGSNNTEEALLMTRAAKMSGADGVLLISPYYNKPNRSGLLKHYRKVAEIGLPVIVYNIPGRTGQNLPADLIIEMVETIPNLVAVKEASGNLDQMMAIIQATQDLDRDYPFILTSGDDSLTLPVLSVGGHGCISVTANIEPKRMVEMYEMFKRSDVKAAMKMHYELMDLSKALFMDVNPVPVKRAAEIRGLINSGNVRLPLDSLSEEHTAVLREVLSRYD; encoded by the coding sequence ATGTTTGAAGGTGTAATTCCTGCACTCATCACGCCGTTCAATGACGACAACCCCCAGTCGCTTGACATTGAAGGTTTGAGAAACTGCATCGAGCATGTTATCCGTGGAGGCGTTCACGGACTTCTCGCATGCGGTTCAACCGGCGAATCGGCTACAATGACACATGCCGAGCATATCCGTGTCATTGAAGAGACCGTTTCTGCTGCGAGCAACCGTATCCCTGCCATCGCAGGAACGGGTTCGAACAACACGGAAGAAGCTCTTCTGATGACCCGCGCTGCAAAGATGTCCGGTGCAGACGGCGTTCTTCTGATCAGCCCGTACTACAACAAGCCGAACAGATCCGGTCTGCTGAAGCACTATCGAAAGGTCGCTGAGATCGGTCTTCCGGTTATCGTGTACAACATCCCCGGACGAACGGGTCAGAACCTGCCTGCAGATCTGATCATCGAGATGGTGGAGACCATCCCGAACTTAGTCGCAGTAAAGGAAGCAAGCGGAAACCTTGACCAGATGATGGCTATCATCCAGGCAACTCAGGATCTCGACCGCGATTATCCGTTCATCCTCACATCAGGCGATGACTCCCTGACACTCCCGGTCCTTTCGGTCGGCGGTCACGGATGTATCTCGGTCACGGCAAACATCGAACCAAAGCGTATGGTCGAGATGTATGAGATGTTCAAGCGTTCCGATGTGAAGGCAGCAATGAAGATGCATTATGAGCTGATGGATCTTTCAAAGGCGCTCTTCATGGACGTGAACCCGGTACCGGTCAAGCGTGCCGCAGAGATCCGCGGTCTGATCAACTCAGGAAACGTCAGGCTCCCCTTAGACTCACTTAGTGAGGAGCACACTGCAGTACTTCGCGAGGTGCTTTCCCGGTATGACTAA
- the dapB gene encoding 4-hydroxy-tetrahydrodipicolinate reductase, whose protein sequence is MTKVIICGAFGRMGTMIANMVIENPELDFVGGVDIREGTVLGKPVVSSENLAAFIDEVKPDVMIDFTIAAATMINAKIAAKKGVALVIGTTGFTPEQDAELLDAIKNVPVVKTTNFSVGVNIFWELVRDAASRLGDYDIEVIEAHHRHKKDAPSGTAKTILKVIQEEVGKREEMYGREGMTERKNEIGVHVIRGGDVVGDHTVQFHQNFETIELTHRAYDRAVFARGAIRAAGWAPTAAPGLYTMKEVLGL, encoded by the coding sequence ATGACTAAGGTCATCATCTGCGGTGCATTCGGCAGAATGGGAACCATGATCGCAAACATGGTCATCGAAAACCCTGAGCTGGATTTCGTCGGCGGCGTGGATATCCGGGAAGGTACGGTCCTGGGTAAACCGGTCGTTTCATCCGAAAATCTTGCCGCATTCATCGACGAGGTCAAACCCGATGTGATGATCGATTTCACGATCGCAGCGGCGACGATGATCAATGCAAAGATCGCCGCGAAAAAAGGCGTGGCATTAGTCATCGGCACGACCGGTTTTACCCCGGAACAGGATGCAGAACTCCTTGACGCGATAAAGAACGTCCCGGTCGTTAAGACGACGAACTTCAGTGTCGGCGTGAACATTTTCTGGGAACTTGTTCGCGATGCGGCTTCCCGCCTCGGCGATTACGATATCGAAGTGATCGAGGCACACCACCGGCACAAAAAGGACGCTCCAAGTGGAACGGCGAAGACGATCCTGAAAGTGATCCAGGAAGAGGTCGGCAAACGTGAAGAGATGTACGGACGCGAGGGTATGACCGAGCGGAAAAACGAGATCGGCGTCCATGTGATCCGCGGCGGCGATGTGGTTGGGGACCACACCGTCCAGTTCCACCAGAACTTTGAGACGATCGAGCTTACCCACCGGGCATATGACCGGGCGGTATTCGCACGAGGGGCTATCCGTGCAGCAGGATGGGCACCTACGGCAGCGCCCGGTTTATACACTATGAAAGAAGTTCTCGGGTTATAA
- a CDS encoding 4Fe-4S binding protein has product MPAVVNKEKCTGCATCVDICPSAAIELVDDKAVVNADECVDCETCVDECPESALHME; this is encoded by the coding sequence ATGCCAGCAGTAGTTAATAAAGAAAAATGTACCGGATGTGCGACCTGTGTGGACATCTGCCCGTCAGCTGCGATCGAACTTGTCGATGACAAAGCAGTCGTCAACGCCGATGAATGTGTTGACTGTGAAACCTGTGTGGATGAGTGCCCTGAAAGCGCACTCCACATGGAATAA
- the cobA gene encoding uroporphyrinogen-III C-methyltransferase, producing the protein MSKIRIGTRGSKLALAQTEKVIGLLAENGIEAEYVIIKTTGDNITDRGLHQIGGFGMFVRELDNAILRGEIDCAVHSMKDIPAERPKGLLTVAVLKRDPPYDYLVMDGTMEDLMVIGTSSLRRKAQLLRYYQNCSGARVEMLRGNLDTRLAKLDDGLYDGIVVAEAGLKRLDYRRNGIRLPVDMFVPAANQGTVAVVSRDTPELRAAFAPLNDDQSALDCAIERIVMEEVGGGCFTPMGIFCENQHLIAEVLSLDGTRAERITADVVDLEGAKIAGIKLRTVAAELIAEAKLALGEPTGKPGKVYLVGSGPGGLGLLTFRAREVIDSADVIMYDQLPGDEIIASLPARAEKIDVGKYGGHHTMKQEDIEKLLVEKAQAGGIIVRLKGGDPFLFGRGGEEMEVLREHNIPCEAIPGVTSGIAVPECVGIPVTHRDFASQVTFVTGHENPEKEVSSIDWKWLAGSPGTIVIYMGVKNLGRIAELLIENGRDPKTKIAVIESGFRPDQRVTCATLADIGEVGARVGLKPPAIIVIGEVVGLYNKSH; encoded by the coding sequence ATGTCTAAAATTCGGATCGGCACACGCGGCAGTAAACTTGCTCTTGCCCAGACAGAGAAGGTCATCGGTCTTCTTGCAGAGAACGGCATCGAAGCAGAGTATGTTATCATCAAAACGACCGGCGACAACATCACGGACCGCGGTCTTCATCAGATCGGCGGCTTTGGGATGTTTGTCCGGGAACTCGATAATGCGATCCTCCGGGGCGAGATCGACTGCGCTGTTCACAGTATGAAGGACATCCCCGCCGAACGGCCCAAAGGTCTTCTCACCGTTGCCGTTTTGAAACGGGATCCCCCGTATGATTATCTGGTGATGGACGGGACCATGGAGGATCTGATGGTGATCGGGACCTCGAGTCTGCGAAGAAAGGCCCAGCTGCTCAGATATTATCAGAATTGTTCCGGGGCCCGGGTCGAGATGCTCCGCGGGAATCTGGATACGCGGCTTGCCAAACTCGATGACGGACTGTATGATGGGATCGTGGTCGCAGAGGCGGGCCTTAAACGGCTCGACTACCGGCGAAACGGGATCCGGCTGCCGGTCGATATGTTCGTTCCGGCGGCAAATCAGGGAACGGTCGCGGTCGTCAGCCGGGATACCCCCGAACTTCGGGCAGCATTTGCCCCGCTGAATGATGATCAGTCGGCTCTGGACTGCGCCATCGAGCGGATCGTTATGGAAGAGGTCGGCGGCGGATGTTTTACCCCGATGGGGATCTTCTGCGAAAATCAGCACCTGATCGCCGAGGTTCTTTCGCTCGACGGGACCCGTGCCGAGCGTATCACCGCGGATGTGGTGGATCTGGAAGGAGCGAAAATTGCCGGGATCAAGCTCCGGACCGTTGCCGCCGAACTGATCGCCGAGGCAAAACTTGCCCTTGGCGAACCTACCGGAAAACCCGGGAAGGTGTATCTCGTTGGGTCAGGTCCGGGAGGTCTTGGACTTCTGACGTTCCGTGCCCGCGAGGTGATCGACTCGGCTGATGTGATCATGTATGATCAGCTGCCGGGTGACGAGATCATTGCCTCACTTCCAGCACGTGCGGAGAAGATCGACGTTGGAAAATACGGCGGTCATCACACGATGAAGCAGGAGGATATCGAGAAACTGCTCGTCGAAAAAGCGCAGGCAGGCGGGATCATCGTCCGGCTGAAGGGCGGCGATCCGTTCCTGTTCGGTCGCGGCGGCGAGGAGATGGAGGTGCTGCGCGAGCACAACATCCCCTGCGAAGCAATTCCCGGGGTCACGAGCGGGATCGCGGTCCCTGAATGTGTGGGCATCCCGGTCACCCACAGGGATTTTGCAAGCCAGGTGACCTTTGTCACCGGTCATGAGAATCCGGAAAAGGAAGTATCTTCGATCGACTGGAAATGGCTTGCGGGAAGCCCCGGGACGATCGTCATTTACATGGGCGTGAAAAATCTCGGCAGGATCGCGGAACTCTTGATCGAAAACGGCAGGGATCCAAAAACGAAGATCGCCGTGATCGAGAGTGGATTCCGTCCAGATCAGCGGGTCACGTGTGCCACGCTTGCGGATATCGGCGAGGTCGGAGCTCGGGTGGGACTGAAACCTCCGGCGATCATCGTGATCGGTGAAGTGGTCGGGCTGTATAATAAATCTCACTAA